In one window of Escherichia coli DSM 30083 = JCM 1649 = ATCC 11775 DNA:
- the yahB gene encoding LysR substrate-binding domain-containing protein — protein sequence MNSIFTEENLLAFTTAARFGSFSKAAEELGLTTSAISYTIKRMETGLDVVLFTRSTRSIELTESGRYFFRKATDLLNDFHAIKRSIDTISQGIEARVRICINQLLYTPKHTARLLQVLKKQFPTCQITVTTEVYNGVWDAIINNQANIAIGAPDTLLDGGGIDYTEIGAIRWAFAIAPDHPLAFVPEPIAESQLRLYPNIMVEDTAHTINKKVGWLLHGQESILVPDFNTKCQCQILGEGIGFLPDYMVREAMAQSLLVTRQIHNPRQDSRMLLATQHSATGQVTQWIKKQFAPNGILTGIYQDLLHREN from the coding sequence AAGCCGCAGAAGAGTTGGGTTTAACCACTTCCGCCATTAGCTACACCATTAAACGTATGGAAACAGGGCTGGATGTGGTGCTGTTCACTCGCAGTACCCGCAGCATTGAGTTAACGGAGTCCGGGCGTTATTTTTTCCGCAAAGCTACCGACCTGCTGAATGATTTTCACGCCATTAAACGCAGTATCGATACTATTTCGCAGGGCATAGAAGCGCGTGTGCGCATTTGTATTAATCAGCTGCTTTATACGCCCAAACACACCGCGCGCTTATTACAGGTGCTGAAAAAGCAGTTTCCTACCTGCCAGATTACCGTGACGACCGAAGTGTATAACGGCGTCTGGGATGCGATTATTAATAATCAGGCAAATATCGCCATCGGCGCGCCCGACACGCTGCTGGACGGCGGCGGCATTGATTACACGGAGATTGGCGCGATTCGCTGGGCTTTTGCCATCGCCCCGGATCACCCATTAGCCTTTGTGCCGGAGCCGATCGCCGAAAGCCAGCTGCGTCTCTACCCTAATATCATGGTGGAGGACACCGCGCATACGATTAATAAAAAAGTGGGCTGGTTGCTGCATGGGCAGGAGTCAATTCTGGTGCCAGATTTCAACACCAAATGTCAGTGCCAGATTTTAGGTGAAGGAATTGGTTTTTTGCCGGATTACATGGTCCGTGAGGCGATGGCGCAATCCTTGCTGGTTACCCGACAAATCCATAACCCGCGCCAGGATTCACGCATGTTACTCGCAACCCAGCACTCTGCCACCGGTCAGGTGACGCAGTGGATTAAAAAACAATTTGCGCCAAATGGCATATTAACGGGGATCTATCAGGATTTACTGCATCGGGAGAATTAA
- the pdeL gene encoding DNA-binding transcriptional activator/c-di-GMP phosphodiesterase PdeL produces the protein MNSCDFRVFLQEFGTTVHLSLPGSVSEKERLLLKLLMQGMSVTEISQYRNRSAKTISHQKKQLFEKLGIQSDITFWRDIFFQYNPEIISATGNNSHKYINDNHYHHIVTPEAISLALENHEFKPWIQPVFCAQTGVLTGCEVLVRWEHPQTGMIPPDQFIPLAESSGLIVIMTRQLMKQTADILMPVKHLLPDNFHIGINVSAGCFLAAGFEKECLNLVKKLGNDKIKLVLELTERNPIPVTPEARAIFDSLHQHNITFALDDFGTGYATYRYLQAFPVDFIKIDKSFVQMASVDEISGHIVDNIVELARKPGLSIVAEGVETQEQADLMIGKGVHFLQGYLYSPPVPGNKFISEWVMKAGG, from the coding sequence ATGAATTCATGTGATTTTCGTGTTTTTCTGCAAGAGTTCGGTACAACGGTTCATTTGTCATTGCCTGGTAGCGTATCCGAGAAAGAACGACTGCTACTCAAGCTGCTGATGCAGGGAATGTCTGTAACAGAAATATCACAGTACAGAAATCGCAGTGCAAAGACCATTTCACATCAAAAGAAACAGCTCTTTGAGAAACTGGGGATTCAGAGCGATATTACTTTCTGGCGGGATATTTTCTTTCAGTACAATCCGGAGATCATATCCGCCACGGGTAATAATAGTCACAAATATATTAATGATAATCACTATCACCATATCGTCACGCCTGAAGCCATCAGTCTGGCGTTGGAAAACCACGAGTTTAAACCGTGGATCCAACCGGTTTTCTGCGCGCAGACTGGGGTACTGACGGGCTGTGAAGTGCTTGTCCGCTGGGAACATCCACAAACGGGAATGATCCCACCGGATCAGTTTATTCCTCTGGCGGAGTCATCCGGTCTTATTGTCATAATGACTCGCCAGCTGATGAAACAGACTGCGGATATTCTGATGCCGGTAAAACATTTGCTGCCGGACAATTTCCATATTGGTATCAACGTCTCGGCGGGCTGTTTTTTGGCTGCGGGATTTGAAAAAGAGTGTCTGAACCTGGTTAAGAAATTAGGTAACGATAAAATCAAGCTGGTTCTTGAGCTGACGGAACGTAATCCTATTCCGGTAACGCCAGAAGCCAGAGCGATATTTGACAGCCTTCATCAGCACAATATTACTTTTGCGCTGGATGACTTTGGTACGGGTTATGCGACCTATCGTTACTTGCAGGCGTTCCCGGTCGATTTTATTAAAATTGACAAGTCGTTTGTGCAAATGGCGAGTGTCGATGAAATCTCCGGTCATATTGTGGACAATATTGTCGAACTGGCGCGTAAGCCTGGTCTGAGTATCGTGGCGGAAGGGGTAGAAACCCAGGAGCAGGCGGATTTAATGATCGGTAAAGGCGTTCACTTTTTACAGGGCTATTTGTACTCTCCGCCAGTACCGGGTAATAAATTTATCTCTGAATGGGTAATGAAAGCAGGTGGTTGA